One genomic window of Nicotiana sylvestris chromosome 10, ASM39365v2, whole genome shotgun sequence includes the following:
- the LOC138880259 gene encoding serine/threonine-protein phosphatase 7 long form homolog, with product MDFSPPAHPGPAEDQLLVLQGDHRSSFVWERQLSMQALRPRRPDDLWEFIVEHPFHARVVARLQATGFYTIFELGRMQLDWSLITALVERWQPETHTFPLPTGEATITLEDVQVLNGLHVDG from the coding sequence atggacttttCTCCGCCTGCGCATCCTGGACCTGCCGAGGATCAGCTACTAGTATTGCAAGGCGACCATAGGTCCTCCTTTGTATGGGAGAGACAGCTATCGATGCAGGCTCTCCGCCCTAGGAGACCTGACGATTTGTGGGAGTTCATCGTGGAGCATCCTTTCCATGCCCGCGTAGTCGCGCGCCTACAGGCTACGGGCTTCTATACGATTTTTGAGCTTGGACGGATGCAActtgattggtctctcatcacggccttggtagagcggtggcaaccggagacgcacacttttcccttgcccactggagaggccaccatcacgctggaggatgttcaggttttaaACGGGCTTCACGTAGATGGATAG
- the LOC104237246 gene encoding uncharacterized protein At1g66480-like — MGNTLGGKKTTKVMKIDGQTMKFKTPIYANEVLKNYPTMVLLESEAVKHFGVRAKPLEPQQELKPKRLYFLVELPKYPEQKTPRRVRSGIQMSAKDRLETLMLARRSVSDLSILKPASITTEESSYHNNSASGSLVNNSSPCKTENGGPVRVKLRLPKAEVEKLMTQCKDENEVAEKIMQLCMSNNGGSGPLMEEQSHNNGGIIKKGLKSREKRVGFLPITEGEIQLAMAAS, encoded by the exons ATGGGGAATACTCTAGGAGGAAAAAAGACAACAAAAGTGATGAAAATTGATGGACAAACCATGAAATTCAAGACACCAATTTATGCAAACGAGGTTCTAAAAAATTATCCTACTATGGTATTATTAGAATCAGAAGCAGTGAAGCATTTTGGGGTCAGAGCTAAGCCATTGGAACCACAACAAGAGTTGAAACCTAAAAGGCTCTATTTCCTAGTTGAGTTACCTAAATACCCTGAACAGAAAACCCCGAGGAGGGTCCGTTCAGGGATCCAAATGAGCGCGAAAGATCGGCTCGAAACCCTAATGCTAGCACGGAGATCTGTGTCTGACTTGTCAATCTTGAAGCCTGCCAGTATTACGACAGAAGAGTCGTCGTACCATAATAACTCTGCTTCAGGCTCACTCGTTAATAATTCATCGCCATGTAAGACGGAGAATGGTGGGCCCGTTAGGGTAAAGTTGAGGTTGCCTAAAGCTGAGGTGGAGAAACTGATGACGCAGTGCAAAGATGAGAATGAAGTTGCTGAGAAAATTATGCAACTTTGCATGAGCAACAATGGTGGAAGTGGTCCATTGATGGAAGAACAAAGTCATAATAATGGAGGAATAATTAAGAAAGGACTCAAATCAAGAGAG AAACGTGTAGGGTTCTTGCCGATAACAGAAGGGGAGATTCAATTAGCAATGGCAGCTTCTTAA
- the LOC138880260 gene encoding uncharacterized mitochondrial protein AtMg00810-like, which produces MEQNLKLTSTEFGELVKTSGFDKLLEDRDNFQRLVGKLLYLTITKPDIANLVQCLSHFIHAPKRSHYETTLHVVKYVKNQPVLGLFISSTSAEEIVAYYDSDWASCPVTRKSVTGFCIKLGASLISWKAKKQSTISRSLAEAEYRSMTHAIAELIWSK; this is translated from the coding sequence ATGGAACAGAATCTAAAGCTCACTAGTACAGAATTTGGTGAACTAGTAAAAACTAGTGGCTTTGATAAGCTTTTGGAAGATAGGGACAATTTTCAGAGGCTAGTTGGGAAGTTGTTGTATTTAACAATAACCAAACCAGACATTGCAAATCTAGTACAATGCTTGAGTCATTTTATACATGCACCAAAAAGGTCACATTATGAAACAACCTTACATGTGGTGAAGTATGTCAAGAATCAGCCTGTACTTGGACTTTTTATATCAAGCACTAGTGCAGAAGAAATTGTGGCTTACTATGATTCGGATTGGGCTTCATGCCCCGTGACTAGGAAATCAGTTACTGGTTTCTGTATCAAGCTGGGAGCATCACTTATCTCCTGGAAAGCAAAGAAGCAAAGCACTATATCTAGAAGTCTAGCAGAAGCTGAATATAGAAGCATGACACATGCAATAGCAGAACTGATATGGTCGAAATGA